The Sediminispirochaeta smaragdinae DSM 11293 genome has a segment encoding these proteins:
- a CDS encoding ABC transporter permease codes for MTEIVDKRRPRKRISLSDVLMKLGPLLALFILGIAMGIATPKFVNYYNFMNILKQTSINFMISAGMLVVLITAGIDLSVGSTTALATCIMGVLVKSGVHNVCILIVSAMAVAIAVGYINGILLTKLHLPHPFVSTLGTRSIVLGVALLITDATPIGFINKDVDSLLLLGSKTIFGFPISFIAVIIVVVIYHIFLNKTMLGRQLYCVGGNPEAARLSGINSDKVLTIAYTISGAMTGIAGIIMAGRVSTASATAGATFDMDSIASCIIGGASFMGGKGTIFGVLIGSLLISTIRNGLNLLGAQNDIQYIVIGAVIIVAVLIDVTRGQMEQRARRIAQEKVIEER; via the coding sequence ATGACCGAAATAGTTGACAAGAGAAGGCCGCGAAAGCGAATTAGTTTGTCTGATGTATTAATGAAGCTTGGTCCGCTTTTGGCATTATTCATTTTGGGGATTGCCATGGGAATAGCAACTCCAAAGTTTGTGAATTACTATAATTTTATGAACATCCTTAAGCAGACCTCGATTAATTTCATGATTTCCGCAGGTATGCTTGTTGTTCTGATTACCGCCGGTATAGATCTTTCGGTAGGTTCGACAACGGCGCTGGCTACTTGTATCATGGGAGTTCTGGTAAAAAGCGGAGTCCATAATGTATGTATTCTTATTGTATCGGCAATGGCCGTTGCTATTGCGGTGGGCTATATCAATGGAATACTCTTGACGAAGTTACATCTCCCTCATCCCTTTGTTTCAACATTGGGTACAAGGAGCATTGTACTTGGAGTTGCCTTATTAATAACCGATGCCACGCCAATTGGTTTTATCAATAAAGATGTTGATTCATTATTACTCCTTGGATCAAAAACAATTTTCGGTTTTCCGATTAGCTTTATTGCAGTCATAATCGTTGTTGTGATCTATCACATTTTTCTGAACAAGACCATGTTGGGCCGTCAGTTATATTGTGTCGGCGGTAATCCCGAGGCAGCACGCCTTTCCGGTATTAATTCTGATAAAGTTTTAACAATTGCATATACGATTTCCGGTGCCATGACGGGAATAGCCGGCATCATCATGGCGGGAAGAGTCTCAACGGCGAGTGCCACCGCCGGTGCGACCTTTGATATGGATTCCATTGCTTCCTGTATCATAGGCGGTGCCTCTTTTATGGGAGGCAAAGGTACGATATTTGGTGTGCTTATTGGATCGCTGCTTATCAGTACGATAAGGAATGGCCTGAACCTGTTAGGTGCACAAAATGATATTCAGTATATTGTAATTGGTGCCGTAATCATCGTTGCTGTTTTGATTGATGTAACACGAGGTCAAATGGAACAGCGTGCAAGACGGATTGCCCAAGAGAAAGTGATAGAGGAAAGATAA
- a CDS encoding helix-turn-helix domain-containing protein, with protein MLSALLGRILSYIDQHLADPGLTPQQDLAKTGHIAQTVTDIAFRWGFNDVSHFNRVFKRTFQITPSQYRKITES; from the coding sequence GTGTTATCAGCGTTGCTGGGCCGAATTCTCTCCTATATTGATCAGCATCTTGCAGATCCAGGCCTAACACCTCAACAGGACCTTGCAAAAACGGGACACATTGCACAGACTGTCACCGATATAGCGTTCCGATGGGGATTCAATGATGTGTCCCATTTCAACAGAGTCTTCAAACGTACCTTTCAGATTACGCCCAGCCAATACAGGAAAATCACGGAGTCCTGA
- a CDS encoding LacI family DNA-binding transcriptional regulator encodes MQCSQIRMKDIAEMAGVSVSTVSRCLNDSPLVSVPTKRKIMELAKEVGFEFNASARGLITHSVGTVGIILPDDFTKLSVQVYHGMLMNSLRDNLEELDVDLIVAYQRDLYTGQNRVVRLVNRRKVDGLIILSEGLDHDTASFLQEKKVPFVCIHYPPAGRGTPYDVVYTDHYVGGRLVAEHLVERGRKRFALFGMREKHLEFRLREKGFIDFLERAGYQVKRYGCDAAYESAYTTAKEGMEGLKRCDAVFGLNDLMSLGVLKAMKEEGLNVPGDIAVVGYDDSEYSRYSEPGLTSVHQPKEELSILACQRLFLQLERQKEGARPSRELIGLPPSLIVRDSS; translated from the coding sequence ATGCAGTGTTCCCAGATACGAATGAAGGATATTGCAGAGATGGCCGGGGTCAGCGTCTCTACGGTTTCCCGTTGTTTAAATGATAGTCCACTTGTCTCTGTTCCGACAAAAAGGAAGATAATGGAACTGGCCAAGGAAGTCGGATTTGAGTTCAATGCGTCGGCAAGGGGGCTTATTACCCATAGCGTTGGAACCGTAGGGATCATCCTGCCGGATGATTTCACTAAGCTTTCCGTACAGGTGTATCACGGAATGCTGATGAATAGTTTGAGAGACAATCTGGAAGAACTGGACGTTGATCTGATAGTTGCGTATCAAAGGGATCTATACACTGGCCAAAACAGGGTAGTGAGATTGGTGAATCGGCGAAAGGTTGATGGGCTTATTATCCTGAGCGAGGGACTTGATCATGATACCGCATCCTTTTTACAGGAAAAGAAGGTGCCCTTTGTGTGTATCCATTATCCTCCTGCAGGAAGAGGAACTCCATATGATGTCGTCTATACCGATCATTATGTTGGCGGCAGGCTTGTTGCCGAGCATCTTGTTGAACGGGGAAGGAAAAGGTTTGCGTTGTTCGGGATGAGGGAAAAGCATCTTGAGTTTCGCTTAAGGGAAAAGGGTTTTATCGATTTTCTGGAGAGGGCCGGGTATCAGGTGAAGCGGTATGGCTGTGATGCAGCGTATGAGAGTGCGTATACCACGGCCAAAGAGGGGATGGAAGGGCTGAAAAGGTGTGATGCTGTTTTTGGACTCAATGATTTGATGAGCCTTGGGGTTTTGAAGGCCATGAAAGAGGAGGGCCTAAATGTTCCGGGGGATATAGCGGTTGTGGGGTATGACGACAGTGAGTATAGCCGTTACAGCGAACCGGGGTTGACATCGGTGCACCAGCCCAAAGAAGAGCTTAGCATTCTCGCGTGTCAACGGTTGTTTTTGCAGTTGGAGAGACAGAAAGAGGGAGCTAGGCCTTCGAGGGAGTTGATCGGACTTCCCCCCTCTCTCATCGTTCGGGACTCAAGCTGA
- a CDS encoding ROK family transcriptional regulator, with product MQDAGINQDNSKVHNRSLILKLIKKYPGITRRDLSTSTGLSKAAITKIVGPFLSSGIISEESDNPKSRNKGLLFTENRFYVIVIYLGRLSITGGIYDIGGSIIARQKSPSGISFYGNDDLPDHSLALIESLIKESNIRIDKFLAIGIAAPGAVSAKKGFVFNRSISFNGLAKPVPFNWGKINLVERIEDKTGLPVFIDNNSNLAALAESWFGKGVGVNNFVQYSIGLGIGGGAIINGQLYRGNDNIACEIGHVPIQIDGKPCFCGNRGCLETEAGFKRIVEQYYADQTVIGEDQVIEKLKLFFRQVDRGEDKATFLMESHSKIVAIGAVILINLFNPEKLIISPNDVDGINLDRMVKEIEKYVRRYAYPVVSEKVCIESSELGDDIHLCGAYTSILENLYTLILAKKKSESG from the coding sequence GTGCAAGATGCGGGCATAAATCAGGATAATAGTAAGGTTCACAACAGATCATTAATACTCAAGTTGATAAAGAAGTATCCGGGAATTACAAGAAGGGACTTGTCGACATCAACGGGCTTAAGTAAAGCAGCGATCACGAAAATCGTTGGTCCTTTTTTGTCCAGTGGCATCATTTCGGAGGAAAGCGATAACCCAAAATCACGAAACAAGGGCTTGCTTTTCACTGAAAACAGATTTTATGTCATTGTTATTTATCTGGGACGTTTGTCGATTACTGGTGGAATATATGATATCGGAGGTTCTATCATTGCCAGACAAAAGTCGCCATCCGGTATTTCTTTCTACGGAAATGATGATCTCCCCGATCATTCCCTGGCACTGATTGAGTCTCTTATAAAAGAAAGCAATATTCGCATTGATAAATTTCTTGCAATCGGAATAGCGGCTCCTGGAGCCGTTAGTGCAAAAAAAGGATTTGTCTTTAACCGATCGATTTCATTCAATGGTTTGGCCAAACCTGTCCCATTCAATTGGGGGAAAATAAATTTAGTCGAGCGCATAGAGGATAAGACGGGATTACCTGTTTTTATCGACAACAATTCAAATCTGGCAGCTTTAGCGGAAAGTTGGTTCGGCAAGGGAGTCGGAGTAAATAATTTTGTGCAGTATTCAATAGGCCTTGGTATCGGCGGGGGAGCTATAATCAATGGTCAACTTTATCGAGGTAACGATAATATTGCCTGCGAGATAGGGCATGTTCCTATTCAAATCGACGGGAAACCCTGCTTCTGTGGGAACAGGGGATGTTTAGAAACAGAGGCAGGCTTTAAGAGAATTGTTGAGCAATATTATGCTGACCAGACAGTAATAGGTGAAGACCAGGTAATCGAAAAACTTAAATTATTCTTTCGGCAGGTCGACCGAGGTGAGGATAAAGCAACTTTTTTAATGGAATCTCATTCAAAAATAGTTGCTATTGGAGCCGTCATTCTTATTAATCTTTTTAACCCGGAAAAATTGATCATCTCTCCTAACGATGTAGACGGTATTAATTTGGATAGAATGGTAAAAGAAATTGAAAAATATGTACGAAGATATGCTTACCCAGTAGTTTCCGAAAAGGTATGTATCGAATCTTCTGAGCTGGGCGATGATATTCATTTGTGCGGGGCATATACATCGATTTTAGAGAATCTCTATACACTTATTTTAGCTAAGAAAAAGAGTGAATCTGGATAA
- a CDS encoding uroporphyrinogen decarboxylase family protein — MTHRERMALTLNHKQPDRTALDLGATTQTGMNASTLYKLRAALGLEQHPIKIIEPYQMLGEIEPDLAELLEVDGSGIYNYYNMLGYANDDWKPWQMPDGTPVLMGGSFEYETEEGSGNILVFPGRDRHQQPSCVMPAGGSFFDNIERCKSYDEELLDGRKDFKDDFTVADDITAKRWEQDSRFLYENTEFSLVGILGGGSFGDVSIIPGPSVKDPKGVRTVEGWLMAHALYPDYIREIFSYQKEVMLKNLEIYKQAVGDRIQTIWVSGTDLGTQNGTFIAPSQFRELYKPFFKEVNDWIHHNTSWKIFYHTCGCITPLLDDLAEIGVDCLNPVQISAMENMGMTAKKLKAEYGDKFVFWGGGVDTQRVLPFGTPDEVREQTKERVEIFSKGGGFVFSTIHNVVSNVPVENVIAMYETVLGKSLR, encoded by the coding sequence ATGACGCATCGAGAGCGAATGGCTTTAACATTGAATCATAAGCAGCCCGATAGAACCGCTTTGGATCTTGGGGCTACCACGCAAACAGGCATGAATGCAAGTACGCTGTATAAATTGCGAGCTGCTCTTGGATTAGAGCAGCACCCCATCAAGATCATAGAGCCGTATCAGATGCTGGGTGAGATTGAGCCCGATCTTGCAGAGCTTTTGGAGGTTGATGGTTCAGGGATATATAATTATTACAATATGCTCGGATACGCAAATGATGATTGGAAGCCCTGGCAAATGCCTGATGGGACCCCTGTTCTTATGGGGGGCTCTTTTGAATATGAAACCGAAGAGGGAAGCGGAAATATCCTTGTCTTCCCGGGGAGAGACAGGCATCAGCAGCCCAGTTGTGTGATGCCCGCCGGCGGTTCTTTCTTCGATAACATAGAAAGATGCAAGAGCTATGATGAAGAACTGCTTGACGGCCGGAAGGATTTTAAGGACGATTTTACCGTTGCCGATGATATTACCGCGAAACGGTGGGAACAGGATAGTAGATTTCTTTATGAGAATACTGAGTTTTCATTAGTCGGAATTCTTGGTGGGGGCTCCTTTGGGGATGTCTCTATCATTCCAGGGCCTTCCGTGAAAGATCCGAAAGGGGTGAGAACGGTAGAAGGTTGGCTCATGGCACATGCCTTATATCCGGATTACATTCGGGAGATCTTTTCATATCAGAAAGAGGTAATGCTAAAGAACCTTGAAATCTATAAGCAGGCTGTTGGCGATCGAATCCAGACAATTTGGGTGAGTGGAACGGACTTAGGAACCCAAAACGGTACCTTTATTGCTCCATCCCAATTCAGAGAACTCTATAAGCCCTTTTTTAAAGAGGTGAATGACTGGATACATCACAATACTTCGTGGAAAATTTTTTATCATACGTGTGGATGTATAACGCCGCTATTGGATGACCTGGCGGAGATTGGCGTCGATTGTCTTAATCCTGTACAAATCTCTGCCATGGAAAATATGGGGATGACGGCGAAAAAGCTTAAAGCAGAATATGGTGATAAATTTGTATTCTGGGGTGGGGGCGTGGACACGCAACGTGTTCTGCCCTTTGGCACTCCCGATGAAGTTCGGGAGCAGACAAAAGAGCGAGTTGAAATATTTTCAAAAGGCGGCGGCTTCGTCTTTAGCACGATCCATAACGTCGTTTCAAATGTTCCGGTAGAGAACGTGATTGCCATGTATGAGACGGTCTTGGGCAAATCGTTACGATGA
- the dctP gene encoding TRAP transporter substrate-binding protein DctP — MQIPIIGVGSRIMKQVPVYINILLFCILCSGSLFAQNRPVLRISVENTETHVQTLYVRRFSELLSERLEGSVEVRFFDSAQLFRDSEVVGAIARGDLEMAVPGTWQLSRYVPEIGYLLLPDFFGAERMGTDRFLESDMGRELLTRIEYNLNVIVPGKWMDLGAAHIFTTRKQIQRFDDFVGCRIRVAGGVANKMRVEVFGATGVIISWPDLPPRIRDGTVDGLLTTFETIRSAALWKDGIRFAFLDYEYFPQYVPIVSTHFWGLLTSNQQRIFRETWDELALQQRGAAAQAQTEAMEVAQKSGIIITVPSDLEIHKAHMVLQDHRSQIIRELGIDPDFIELEDR, encoded by the coding sequence ATGCAGATACCTATAATAGGGGTAGGTAGCCGTATCATGAAACAAGTGCCCGTATACATCAATATCCTTTTATTCTGTATCTTATGTTCCGGATCTTTGTTTGCACAAAACCGACCGGTATTGCGAATTTCTGTGGAGAATACAGAGACCCATGTGCAGACCCTGTATGTTCGTCGTTTTTCCGAACTCCTCTCAGAGCGTTTGGAAGGTTCTGTCGAAGTACGTTTTTTTGATTCCGCACAGTTATTTCGCGATAGTGAAGTGGTTGGTGCCATTGCCCGGGGAGATCTGGAAATGGCGGTACCCGGCACCTGGCAGCTTAGTCGTTATGTTCCTGAGATCGGATATCTCCTGTTGCCGGATTTTTTTGGGGCGGAACGCATGGGGACGGATCGTTTTCTCGAAAGCGATATGGGGCGTGAGCTTCTTACTCGAATCGAGTACAATCTTAACGTTATTGTACCGGGTAAATGGATGGATTTGGGTGCAGCCCATATCTTTACAACCCGTAAGCAAATACAACGTTTCGACGATTTTGTCGGGTGCCGTATTCGGGTCGCTGGTGGGGTAGCGAATAAGATGCGGGTAGAGGTTTTCGGTGCCACCGGCGTTATTATTTCATGGCCGGATCTGCCTCCCCGTATTCGCGATGGAACGGTGGATGGCCTGCTTACCACTTTTGAAACGATACGAAGTGCTGCGCTTTGGAAAGACGGAATTCGATTTGCATTTCTTGATTATGAATATTTTCCTCAATATGTGCCCATCGTATCCACACATTTCTGGGGGCTTTTGACCTCGAATCAACAGCGAATTTTTCGAGAGACCTGGGATGAACTTGCTCTCCAACAGCGGGGAGCAGCAGCCCAGGCACAGACGGAAGCTATGGAGGTTGCCCAAAAAAGCGGCATTATCATTACTGTGCCTTCGGACCTGGAAATACATAAAGCGCATATGGTCTTACAGGATCATCGCTCTCAAATTATCCGTGAATTAGGAATTGATCCTGATTTCATCGAACTTGAGGATCGGTAG
- a CDS encoding sensor histidine kinase, giving the protein MTIDGRFHFPSILTAGIGVIFALTIILVTLISARERRMQIDKRAALEAEYQAGFTAQYINDSLEHVDSFLRVAASMIEESPSGLAVVTDKTDQRIRKELLLTPQVESMVVLDPEAHEIWRSPSAQFDSSWFSHIVAVHRQTGISFSIMTRKQASAHYHIHISRSVSDENGDIRAIVDTIVSPASLLPSVEDPLLHNPLRISIYTADREEILRQPDDYLDVPLHDSWLDTPDGGTAGKTKILGGVHVHIDKKWAASLYQVASFPFYAMVVISLEDELIFWRRQTLQIVVVLLGLGLLAGVLGKIMQQRGYAKRMREHNVALKEVNQHLVQTNAERALLIKEVHHRVKNNLAIISGIISLIIDRGGPYTEQTLEGLSARILAIQKVHDRLYKNDDFHSIPIQEYLTGLAETIVESFCSFPVFIDVRIAPFSLSTNQAVPLGIFATEVITNAIKYGLQPGGTLRIVGEITTDGVVISFANDGKPFSDGPKGLGSELISSLAQQLGAALNLETGRETCYQLRFKL; this is encoded by the coding sequence GTGACTATAGATGGGCGGTTTCATTTCCCTTCGATACTTACTGCCGGTATTGGAGTCATATTTGCACTTACAATAATCCTTGTGACCTTGATTTCTGCCCGTGAACGCCGTATGCAAATCGATAAACGTGCGGCCCTTGAAGCAGAGTATCAAGCAGGATTCACTGCTCAGTATATAAATGATAGTCTCGAACATGTCGATTCTTTTTTACGTGTAGCAGCCAGTATGATCGAAGAAAGCCCATCCGGGCTGGCCGTTGTGACGGATAAAACCGACCAACGCATCAGAAAGGAACTGCTTTTGACTCCTCAAGTGGAATCTATGGTTGTCCTTGATCCTGAGGCTCATGAAATCTGGCGAAGCCCTTCTGCGCAGTTCGATTCGTCTTGGTTTTCTCATATTGTAGCGGTTCATCGACAAACCGGAATCAGTTTTTCCATTATGACCCGTAAACAAGCCTCCGCGCATTATCACATCCATATCAGTCGGTCTGTGAGCGATGAAAATGGAGATATCCGTGCGATTGTCGATACGATTGTTTCTCCAGCCTCTCTGCTGCCTTCTGTTGAGGACCCCCTTCTTCATAATCCTCTCCGTATAAGCATATATACCGCAGATCGCGAAGAAATTTTGCGACAACCCGATGATTATCTGGATGTTCCGTTGCATGATTCCTGGTTAGACACTCCGGATGGAGGGACAGCCGGCAAAACCAAAATTCTGGGCGGCGTGCATGTACATATCGATAAAAAGTGGGCAGCATCCCTCTATCAGGTGGCCTCCTTTCCCTTCTATGCTATGGTAGTTATTAGTTTGGAAGATGAACTTATCTTCTGGCGTCGGCAGACGTTGCAGATCGTCGTTGTCCTTCTCGGGCTCGGCCTGCTTGCAGGCGTTTTAGGGAAGATTATGCAACAACGTGGATATGCAAAACGTATGCGGGAGCATAATGTAGCCCTAAAAGAGGTAAACCAACACTTAGTGCAGACGAATGCTGAACGGGCACTGCTGATCAAGGAGGTACATCACCGGGTAAAAAACAATCTTGCCATAATTAGCGGAATAATCAGCCTGATTATCGACCGGGGGGGGCCCTATACTGAACAAACCCTGGAAGGCCTAAGCGCTCGAATCCTTGCAATACAGAAAGTTCACGATAGGTTATATAAGAACGACGATTTTCATAGCATACCCATCCAAGAGTACCTCACTGGTCTGGCCGAGACCATTGTGGAATCATTCTGCTCCTTCCCAGTTTTTATCGATGTGCGGATTGCCCCCTTTTCGCTTTCCACAAACCAGGCGGTCCCTCTTGGAATATTTGCCACGGAGGTCATTACCAATGCGATTAAATATGGGCTTCAGCCTGGCGGCACATTGCGAATTGTGGGAGAAATCACTACTGATGGCGTAGTTATTTCCTTTGCCAATGACGGCAAGCCTTTTTCCGACGGCCCCAAGGGTTTGGGAAGTGAACTTATTTCTTCTTTGGCACAACAGCTTGGTGCAGCGCTTAATTTGGAAACTGGAAGGGAAACCTGTTATCAATTACGATTTAAGCTTTAG
- a CDS encoding sugar ABC transporter ATP-binding protein, with protein sequence MQLADIFVPSGISAIKHGRDRQMKNNIIEMKNVTKVFPGVIALKDMSLEIEEGEIHGLIGENGAGKSTLIKTLTGADSQDKGEIYFDGRQVRFYSTIEAIDAGISCVYQELNIVTLLSVTDNIFIGKGVRNKIGLLDTKEMDRQAAKVLHSLGIDIDVRTECGKFGIGIQQMVEIAKCVLFNAKVIVMDEPTSSLGEQEVVQLFNTVRLLKDRGVSILFVSHKLEELFDLCDRVTVMRDGERILTERIENVDKDTLITAMVGRTIHSYYPKEETTKGDLAFKVDKLQSAGVLHDISFEAFRGQVLGFAGLVGAGRTETFRAIFGADPLDSGTIEILGEKVRIRQPKDAIYKGVAFLTEDRKSQGLVLSQPVWVNLALASMKKNSNGPFLDTTKIYEIVEKNIAELKIKTPTLMERVEQLSGGNQQKVVIGKWINTDAEIYIFDEPTRGIDVGAKVEVYNIINTLVAENKCVIIISSELPEILGICDRVIVMREGRITAEIERDSNQFNQESIMKAAWGGTL encoded by the coding sequence ATGCAATTGGCGGATATTTTTGTACCATCGGGAATATCCGCCATAAAACATGGAAGAGATAGGCAAATGAAAAATAATATTATTGAGATGAAAAATGTCACCAAGGTATTTCCTGGTGTCATTGCCCTGAAAGACATGAGCCTGGAGATTGAAGAGGGAGAAATCCATGGCTTAATCGGTGAGAACGGCGCTGGAAAATCGACCCTGATAAAGACTCTTACGGGTGCCGATAGCCAGGATAAAGGCGAGATCTATTTTGATGGCAGACAAGTAAGATTTTATTCCACTATTGAGGCCATTGATGCCGGTATATCCTGTGTCTATCAAGAGTTAAATATCGTTACATTACTTTCTGTCACTGACAACATTTTTATTGGAAAGGGAGTAAGAAACAAGATCGGTTTACTGGATACCAAGGAAATGGACCGGCAGGCCGCTAAGGTGTTGCATTCATTAGGTATCGATATAGACGTTCGTACGGAGTGCGGGAAATTTGGAATTGGCATACAGCAAATGGTCGAGATTGCAAAATGTGTTTTGTTCAATGCCAAAGTCATTGTTATGGATGAGCCAACCTCTTCGTTGGGTGAGCAGGAAGTTGTCCAGCTGTTTAATACCGTACGGTTACTGAAAGATCGTGGTGTATCAATACTGTTCGTATCCCATAAGTTGGAAGAATTGTTCGACCTTTGCGATCGGGTTACCGTAATGCGAGATGGCGAACGTATTCTTACCGAAAGAATTGAAAATGTTGATAAAGATACATTAATAACTGCCATGGTAGGCAGGACCATACATAGTTACTACCCCAAGGAAGAAACTACAAAAGGTGATTTGGCATTTAAAGTTGACAAGCTCCAGTCGGCAGGAGTTTTACATGATATTTCTTTTGAAGCCTTCAGAGGGCAAGTCCTTGGTTTTGCCGGACTTGTCGGTGCCGGGAGGACCGAAACATTTCGAGCAATCTTCGGTGCTGATCCTTTGGACTCAGGGACCATTGAAATTTTAGGAGAAAAAGTCCGGATCAGACAGCCGAAAGATGCCATATACAAAGGTGTTGCATTTCTAACCGAAGATAGGAAAAGCCAGGGATTGGTCCTTTCTCAGCCTGTATGGGTCAATTTAGCACTGGCGAGTATGAAGAAAAATTCAAATGGCCCTTTTCTGGATACTACGAAAATATATGAGATTGTTGAGAAGAATATTGCTGAGCTAAAGATAAAGACCCCGACTCTTATGGAGCGGGTAGAGCAACTTTCCGGAGGAAATCAGCAAAAGGTTGTAATCGGCAAATGGATAAATACTGATGCAGAAATATATATTTTTGATGAGCCGACTCGTGGCATCGATGTCGGAGCAAAAGTTGAAGTCTACAATATTATTAATACGTTAGTTGCTGAAAATAAATGCGTCATCATTATTTCTTCTGAGTTGCCGGAAATTTTGGGAATCTGCGACCGGGTGATTGTAATGCGCGAGGGGCGGATAACTGCAGAGATCGAAAGGGATTCAAACCAATTTAATCAGGAAAGCATCATGAAAGCAGCATGGGGAGGCACTTTATGA
- a CDS encoding sugar ABC transporter substrate-binding protein, translating to MKKTFLLLIIFTVLVSMPIFANGQNESKESQDESLQISVVLKALTSEYWNTVREGCEAAGEKYGVAVTVVGPNSESEIAAQVTQIEEQVSTRPDALIIAPLEESAVIGASRPALDAGIPVLALDTDFGLKGKTTFVGTSNKTAAQMGGEWLAKQLGSGKKVVLIAGQLGEVTSNMRMDGFTAGLQAGGVEVLDVKSGNNTAEGSIKVMEDYLTRFRGEIDGVCTENDDEAIGTIEAIKQSNDPNKDKIMVVGFNGDSGYLQLMDSGQINAAATVAQQPYLMGYLAVEAAVKTINGETVSPIIDVPANLITKENLKDFLKE from the coding sequence ATGAAAAAAACATTTTTGCTACTGATTATTTTTACGGTTTTGGTGTCGATGCCTATCTTTGCAAATGGGCAGAACGAGTCAAAGGAATCTCAGGATGAATCGCTACAGATTTCCGTAGTTCTAAAGGCGCTTACGAGCGAATACTGGAATACTGTGCGTGAAGGGTGCGAAGCCGCCGGGGAAAAGTATGGTGTTGCGGTAACGGTAGTGGGTCCTAACTCTGAGAGCGAGATTGCGGCTCAGGTGACCCAAATTGAAGAGCAGGTTTCGACACGTCCCGATGCTCTCATTATAGCGCCTCTCGAGGAGAGCGCGGTTATCGGTGCTTCCCGTCCTGCCCTTGACGCCGGTATTCCGGTACTTGCATTGGATACGGATTTTGGTCTTAAGGGAAAAACAACCTTTGTGGGAACAAGTAATAAAACTGCGGCTCAGATGGGTGGTGAATGGCTTGCCAAACAACTTGGTTCGGGGAAAAAGGTTGTCTTAATTGCCGGGCAATTAGGTGAAGTTACAAGCAATATGCGGATGGATGGATTTACTGCAGGTCTTCAAGCAGGAGGTGTCGAGGTTCTGGATGTAAAGTCTGGTAATAATACTGCTGAGGGATCGATCAAAGTGATGGAGGACTATCTTACCAGATTTAGGGGAGAGATCGATGGTGTCTGTACCGAAAACGACGATGAAGCCATAGGTACAATTGAGGCAATTAAGCAGTCAAACGATCCTAATAAAGACAAGATCATGGTTGTCGGATTTAATGGCGACTCGGGGTATCTGCAACTGATGGATAGCGGTCAGATCAATGCTGCTGCCACTGTTGCGCAGCAGCCGTACCTTATGGGATATCTTGCTGTTGAGGCTGCCGTAAAAACGATAAACGGTGAAACTGTCTCTCCTATTATTGATGTTCCTGCAAACTTGATCACAAAAGAAAATCTGAAGGATTTCTTGAAAGAATAG